The nucleotide window TCGTCATCGAAGAGGGGGCCGGCGACTTCGACATTCACAGCGACGCTCGGCTGCTCGACCTGATTCTCAAGAACCTCATCGAGAACGCGATCAAGTTCACGCCCGAGGGTGGCGAGGTGCGTGTCGGCATGGAGCTGCGCGACACCGAAGACGCTGCCACCGAGTTGGTTTTGTCGGTCGCGGATACCGGCATCGGCATCTCGCCGGAGCAGCAGGATCGCGTGTTCGAGCGGTTCTACCAGGTCGATCAGGCCCGTACGACCGCTGACGGCCGCGGCACCGGGCTGGGCTTGGCGATTGTCAAGCACGCCGCCGTCGCGCTCGGCGGCAAGGTCCGGCTCGACTCGTTGCTCGGTCGCGGTACCACCGTCACGATCGTCGTCCCACAGCCAGCTCCAATCCAGGAGGATGGGGCCGCGTTGGAGATGGCCGATGCCTAGTCCAGGCTTCGGCGACTAAGCTCCGACCATGCCCGACCCGGCGCACATCATCGACGGCACCGCGATCGCGGCCGAGGCTCGCCGCGAGGTCAAGGGACGTGTCGCCCATCTCCGTTCGCTCGGCAAGCCGGTTCGCCTCGTCGCGATGCTTTTTGGCAGCCCGCCCGGTGCGCAGATTTATGCCCAACGTCAAGGAGAAGCGTGCGCCGAAGTCGGCATCGACTACGAACTGAAGCAACTCCCGGCCGACATCACGCAAGCCGACGCTGAAGCCGAGCTGTTCACGCTCAACGATGACCCGGACGTCACCGGCATCATGGTGCATTTGCCGTTGCCGCCGGCGCTGGATCACTACGCGTTGCAGGGGCATATCCGCGTGACCAAGGATGTCGAAGGTGTGACGCCGGCCAACATTGGGCACGTCGTATACGGCCGGACGCTGATCGCACCGTGCACCGCGTTGGCTGCCTACGAGTTGGTCCGGAGCACGGGCATCGACCTGCGTGGTGCGGAGGCGACGGTGGTCGGCGCGAGCGAGATTGCCGGCAAGCCGGTGTCGCTCCTGCTCACCCAGGCCGAGGCGACGGTCACGATCTGCCACAAGCTCACGCGGGACCTGATCGCCCACACAAGCAAGGCAGACATCCTGATCGTCGCGGCCGGGTATCCGAATCTCATCGGCCCCGACCACGTTCGCGAAGGGGCCGTTGTGATCGACATCGGCATCAACCGCGTCATGACGTTCGATGGCAAAAAGAAGACCGTCGGCGATGTCGACTTCGATCGCGTTCAACACAAGGCCGGCCGGATCACCCCCGTCCCCGGCGGCGTCGGACCCATGACCGTCGCGATGCTTTTGCGTAACACCGTCCGCGCCGCCGAGTTGGCGGCGGGTATCGAAAAGCCGTGGTTTTCTAACGCGGATGTGGGTGCGACTTAACGGCGTTTGCGGCATGATGGTGAGCGATGACGCAAGACACCAACGAACCTCATGGCTTCGACCCGACCCAAGGCGGGGGCTACTCCGAATCGTCGATCAGCGCCCCGAAGAACAGCGTTGCCGCAATCGTCGGCCTCATCACAGGGGCGACCTCGCTGATCCCGTGTCTCGGATTTGTCACCGGACCGGTCGGGTTGGTTTCATCGGTTATTGGTTTCTTCACGACCGGCAAGCCCAATGTGAAAGGCCGCTGGATGGCCGTGCTGGGGTTTGTTCTTGCGATCGTCGGCTTCATCGGCGTCAACATCGCGCTGATCGGTGGCGGCGGGTTCTTCTTCTTCAAGAAGGGCATGGAAGCGGTGTCGGTACCGACCGAGACTTTCGTGCAAGCGCTGATCGACAACGACATCTCCGCCGCGAGAGAGATCAGTTCGGGCTTCTCCGATGCTGAACTGAACGAGCTGGCGTTACAGTTCGATGCCGTGGGCGATGCCGCGACCGTCGATGTCACGATGAACGGCTTCAACTTGCAGATTGTCAACGCGGAGGCCATTGGAACCATTTCCGGGACTGCCAGCGGTGACGGGAAGACACTTTCGTTTACATCGGAAGTCGAAGGCTCTTCCGACCTTTCCGACATGAACGTCACGGATTTACAAGTTCGCGATTAGGATCGCTTCGACGTCGGTTTCGAAGCACCATCTCGCGACATTTTTCTCTGCTCCAACTGACACAAAGACCATGACCCAAGACCCCAACTACGACCCACGACATCCCGGCGGCTTCGAGCCCTACGCGAACACCAACTACGGCGACCAGACCATGGCCGCTCCCAAGAACAGCATCGCGGGGATCATCGCACTCATCACCGGAGCGGTGTCGCTGATTCCGTGCCTCGGCTTGTTGACCGCGCCGATCGCGTTGATCAGTGGCCTGATCGGCTTCTTCACTGCCGGCAAGCCGAGCGTCAAGGGTCGTTGGATGGCGGTTGTTGGCGTGCTTCTCGCACTCGTCGGCGGCGGGTACCAGGTCGCCATCGGTGGCTGGCTCGGCAACAAGGGTGTTGCCGCGGTCAACGCCATCACCGAGGTGGAGCAAGGCATTCGCAACGGGGATCTCTCGACGCTCGCCGAATACTCCGATCTCTCCGCTGCTGAAATCGATGCCATCCAGGCCGAGATCGACGAGATCGCGCCGATCAACGGCGTGGTCGTTTCCGAAGGTCAGCAGACACAATCGCCCGATGGTCAAACGGCTTACTTGCCGTTTGTTCTGACGATCAACGGTGCCAATGGCACCAAGACCGTCGAGGTGGTCGTCGAGATGCAGGTTTTCACGCTCGGTAGCGGCGTGAAAATCGGCGAGATCAATGTCGAGTAACCGCCAACTCCCCGGGCGCGATTGACCGAGCCGACGCCGGGTTACGACCGGCGTCGGCTCGTGGTCTGTCCGCGTTCACTCGTTACGCTGTCGGCGTGTCCCACAAGATCGCATTCATCGGTGCCGGCTCGGTCGTGTTCAGCCGCAACCTCACTGGAGACCTGCTCCAGTATCCGGCCTTCGCCGATGCGACGTTCACCTACATGGACATCGACGCCGACCGGCTCGATGTTGGTGCGGCGCTTTGTCGGAAGGTCGCCGATGCGTTGGGCGTGAAGCCGACGATCGAAAAGACGATGAACCAGCGGGAGGCGATCGAGGGTGCCGACTTCGTCGTGTGCATGGTTCAGATAGGCGGCTTCAGCTCCACGCTCGTCGACTTCGAAATCCCCCGTCGTTACGGGCTCAACTTCACGATCGCCGACACCACCGGCCCTGGCGGGATCTTCCGCGCGCTACGGACCTATCCGTTCATGGAGCAGCTCGCGCGCGACATCCTCGATTACGCCAAGCCGGACGCCTGGCTGCTTAACTACAGCAACCCGATGAGCGCGAACATGCAGTCGCTGCTACGGCCCAACGACCACGCGCTCAACGCCGTCGGGCTCTGTCACAGCGTGCAGGGCACTTACGGCGAACTGATGGGCGATCTCGGTATTCCCGAGGATCAGGGCCGGTTTAAGGTCGCGGGCATCAACCACATGGCGTTCTTCCTCGAACTTCGGCACAAGGACCGTGATCTTTACGATGAGCTCTTCGCCCGGGCTGACGAGTTCATCGCCGCCGGCAAGAACAAGGTTCGCTACGAGTTGATGAAACGGCTGGGCTATTTCATCACCGAAAGTTCCGAGCACAACGCCGAGTATTCCGCCCACTTCCTGCCTCACGACGGCTACGCGGCCGAGTTCGACGTGCCGATCGACGAGTATCTGAGGCGCTGCGACGGCATCGTCGACGAGTTCGCGCGGCTCGTGGCATTTTCCAAGAGCGACGAGCCCATGCCACGCGAGAAGATCAAGAAGAGCCACGAGTACGGAAGTGTGATCGCCAACAGCATCGTGACCGGCGAGCCGAAGGTGGTGTACGGCAACCTGCCCAACTTCGGCGCGATCCCGAACCTGCCCGACACGGCGATCGTCGAGACGCCGACGCTCGTTGATGCCAACGGGTGCCACCCCACGCGGGTGGACCCGCTGCCGCCACAGTTGGTCAACTACGTGACGCCGCACCTCATGCAGCACGAACTGTTCATCACCGCCGCGATGGAGGGCCGACGCGACGCGGTGTACCAGGCATGCTTCGCCGATCCGCTGACCGCGGCGACGTTGCCGATGGACAAGATCGTCGACATGTGCGACGAACTGATCACCGCGCACGGCGATCTGTTGCCCGACCTTGATCGCACGCCAAGCCGCACGCCCGGCAGTGGCAAGACGTTCATGCCTCCCACGCCCGAGGAACTGCGCGCGAGTTGGGACCAAGCCAAGCAGCACACGAGTGACGAGGACGTGCTCAGCCGCTGGCATTTGCTCGGCCCGGTCGAGGACGTCGAAGCAGTGCGAGACACTTATGCGGGAAATGGCAGGCTCGACGTGTCCGGCTGGGCGGCGGGCGAGGTTGCCGCGGGGAAAGAGCAGGTCATGGTTGGCGACACGCTGAAACTGCAGTGGAAGAGCAGGCCGGCTTTTGCTTACACCGAGTTCGACAGCGTTCATGCCCGGTCGGCCCGCATCCGAACCGCCGCCGGCGAGAACTGCGTGATCTGGATCAACGGCACGCAGGTTCACGACGAAGGCGGCCGGGCCCAGATCGAGGCGGAACTCAGGCAGGGCACCAACTCGATGCTCATCCTGCTGCGGAACCCTGACCATTCGACCAAGCTCGCGGCGTTTCTCGAAAAGCCGAACTTCTGAGCCCAACGCGGGGTTCGTTTGCTGTGTCCACCATGCTGGAGCTTGTCCCATGCGCCGATTCGCTTTCGTTGTCACCATATTGGTTGCCGTTGTAGCTCATGCCGAGCCGCGGCGGACTGGCAACATCGTCTACGAACTGCCCGCCGGATGGGAAACGCGCGACAGGGACGGGCTGTTTCACAACGTCCGTCCCGAAGACTGGCTTGACCGTGACACCTACCCCGATCTGTACATCGTTTCCGGCGAACACATCGGTCCGGACCCTGCCGACCTGCAGCGTTGGGCCCTACAGCGAATGGATGCCGTCGTGAAAGACGACGACGAGGATGATGTCTTGACGTGGAAACAGTGGCAGGGCGTCGACGACCCGGCGTTCGCTGCCAAGGGCTTTGTGAACATGATGTTCGGCATGGGCGTGGTCCACCGCGAGAGCGGCCGGTTCGATCGCGGCATGGCGGGCTTTGCGTTCACGGTCGACGGTCACGCCGGCCTGATCTTCATCGAGTTCGACGAGCCCGACGCGGCGACGGCGTCGGTCGAAGCCATGCTCGAACTCGTGCAGAGCTTTCGTTTCATCAACCGCTGCACCACGCCCCTTGAGGGTCAATCCCGGCCCGGTCCGTTCAACGGCATTTATTGGGGCACATGGTTGGGCCACACCCTCGGCCTCGATGGCATGCTCCAGATGCAACTCCGGCACCACACTTACGTCTTCTTTCCCGACGGTCGATTCTGCGAGGACATCCCACCCGGCGGCGTGACCGGTTTCGATTACGACAAGCTCGCCGATTCCCACACGCACTTTGTCGGCAACTACTTCGTCGATGGCAACGCCGTCATCCTCCGCTATGCCTCGGGCGAGATCGAGACGCTCGACTACGAAGACGGCATCATGAAAGACGGGATGGCCATGTTGCAGCCGGTCAACATCCCGCCGGACGGTTGGCGGTTCGAGGGCGAACGGTCGGTGTCGTTTTACGCCTCCATGTCGGCAGGCATTGATCCGGGGTCGACCACGACCGTCTCCGGGGGAGCGACTTACGTTTTCAAGCTCGATGGCACCGTCACATCCGATCGCTGGTCCGGTGCGAGCGGGAGCTTTGATTCCGGCGTCTCCTTCGGCAGCTTCCGCGACAACGAGCCGGAGATCGGCACGTACGACGTCAACGGCGGTGTCCTCACCATCACGCGTCCCGACGGCAGCACGCGGGCTTGGGACATCTTTATCACCGAGCACACCGACCGGGACACCGGCAAGCTTGAGCGCACGCTCTGGATTGGTGGCGATCCGGCCGACGGGATCAAAAATGTCCCTGCCGGCGTCCGGCCCGACCTCCGGTCCAAGCCGATCAATCCTCTGAGCCCGCCGGTGAATCCGCTCGACCCACCGCGGTAGTAGCAGGGCCGTGGACCGTCAGTTCACGGCGTCTGAAAGCTGATGCACGGCGTCGAAGCAACGGTCGGCGACGTGTTGCCAACCGTCCCGTTTGTTCGGCGTCTCGGCGAAGTCGAGCGTGGGGCCGAATCGGACCTCCAGTTTTGCCGGTCGTGGGCAACGCTTGCCCGGCGGTAGAGCCCGGTGTGCTCCGTCGATCCACGCCGGCACGATTGGCACCGACAGCCCGGCGACGAGCATGCCGACCCCGCACTTGAACTCCGCCAGCGTTCCGGTCCGGCTACGCGTGCCTTCGGGAAAAACGATCAGCAGGCAGTGGCCGTTTTCCATTCGACGACGCAGGTCGGCCAGTGCCTGCCGAACGGCCTTGCCACGGCGCATCGGCAGGGCGTTGATCGCGATCGCGGCGCAGGCCGAGCGGAAGGTGGTACGAAAGAAATAGTCGTCCGCCGCAAGCGAAAACGCCTCGCGCCGCAGGCATCGCGGCAGCGCCGCCGTGATCGCCGCAGCGTCGAGGTGGCTGGTGTGGTTGGCCACGATGATCGCCGGCGGGTCGTCGGGCAGGTGCTCGGAGCCCCGGACGGTCAGGCGGTGGTAAAGCCGCATGTAACCGGCCGCGGCCGAGGCGGTGAGTGCGTGAACCGCCCAGCCGAACAGCCCCGGCTCACGCCTCACGCTGCCGAGCCGGCGGGTCACCGATTCGTCCAGATCGCTCGCGGGTTGGAAGGTCCACTGGTCCATCAGAAGAGCCCGGCCGAGAAGAGTCGTTGCGTTTCGTCGCCGCCGATACCGTGCAGGTAGCCGATGTAGTGGAACACCGCCGGGGCGACCAGCACAAGCGAGTCGCAACGGTCCAGCAGTCCTCCGTGGCCCGGGAGCAGGGTACCCAAATCCTTCAATCCCAGGTCACGCTTTACGCTGCTGAGTAGCAGGTCGCCGCACTGCCCGAGCACCGAGATCATCACCGCGAGCACCAGCGCGTGATACCACTGCCCGGCGACGGTACCGGCGAAAACCCACATGGCGAGCGGCATTGCGGTCGCGCTCGTTAGTACCACGGCCCCGACCGCACCGCCGAGCGTTTTGTTCGGGCTTGTCCGCGGTACGAACTTACGGCCGCCGATGACCTTCCCGGCGGTGAATGCGAAGATGTCGTTGAGTTCGGTCGCGACGAGTAGCCAGATCAGCAGCGCCCGGTAGTCGTAGTTGTTGGCAAAGAACGCCAGGTGTGCGAGGCCACTGCCGAACAGGCCGTATGCGAGGGTTGCCAGCGCGGTGCGTTGAATGAATCCGTCGGGCCGATCGGGCAGGACGCCGGCGAGCGCGATCGCCCCGACGCTCAGCGGAAACAACGCGACGAAGAACGCGTAGTAGTTGTCGATGGCGGCGAAGAAAGTCAGGCCGATCGCGAGGGCGACCGTCGCCGAGGTCAGGCGGTTGCGGAATAGCCCCGTAGCCCGGGCGAACTCGCGGTAGCAGAGCAAGCCGAGCACGGCCACGCTGAGGATCGTCGCGGCTGCCCCCAGCGCGATCGGCCCGAGGGTGACTGCCGCGATGACGAGCCAGGTTCGCCACCGTTGCCACAACTCCGGTTGAAGGGACTTGGGCGCGATCAGGAAAGCCAACGGCGCGATCGCAAGCAGCGCGACGGCACCGCCCAGAAGCCAAAGCGTCGTCGGCTCGCCGAGCAACACCCGCGGATCGAAGAGTCGGGCCACGTCGCGGTCAGTCATCGGACGCCTCACTCGCTGCCATGGCCTGCAACCCTTTGGCGATGCCGGCCAAACGCCGGACCGAGGTCGCCGCTGACGCGACCGCGATGAGCAGGCAGACCCACCAGGCCAAGGCATACGCCCCCACGAATCCCGGTGCGACGACGGCACTCAGTGCGACGAGCGTCACGAGGAACATGCGTTGCTGCTTGGCCATCGGGCCGCGAAAGTCCGACGGCAAGCCCGCAGCTTTTCCGAGCGCGCGGATGTACGCCGTCGAGATCGCCGCCAACGCTGCAAGCGCGCCGAGCCAAAGCGCGCCGGCGGCATATCCGAAACCGACGAGCACGGCCGTGTCGCTGACGCGGTCGGGCACCTCGTTGTAGAGTTCGCCGGTCGCGCTGGCGGTGCCGGACTCGACCGCGACCATGCCGTCGAGCAAGTTAGACAGGAGTCGCGCTTGCACGAGTAACGCCGCACCACAGAAGCAGGCCCGCTGCCAGACGGTTTCGACATGGACGGTCGTTGCGAGCAGCCCGCCGGCGGCGCAGGCGGCGACCATGCCGAAGATCGAAATCGCGTTCGCCGAAACGCCGGCATTGGCCAGCGTCGTCGCTGCGGTCTTGAAGACGCCGAGCTTGCGCGAGCGGATCGGCCGACGGTCGTTGACTTGATAGCCCATCGCGTCCCCCGGTTCATCGACCCATCAGGAACATGCCCAGCACCAGCGTTCCCATGCCCGCGACATGGACCGGGCGGATCGGTGTGCCCTCGAGCCACCACGCAAGCACGGCCGCCCAAATGAACGTGCTCGCGTAAACCGGGTACACCACAACGGGCTTACCGCCGAGCTTGAACGCGGCGACGAACAAAGCCATCACCGCCGTGTAGCAGACGATGCCGAGAAGAACCTGCCAGTTGAGGTAGCTTGTCCAACCGCTCACCGCCGCGTCGGCACCGCGCTTGTAAAGCCATTGGCCGATCGCGCCGGCAAAGGCGGCGATGGCGAACAGCGTGATCGGTAGCGTCTGTCCCTGCGTCGGCTCGGGCATCGCGGCCGAGTGTAACGGATCGCTCAGCCCGCGTCTTCGGAGCTGTCCTGCAGACGATAGCCAACGCCGCGGACGGTGTGGACCAGCCAACTCGCGTCGCCGAGTTTCTTTCGGATCGCGGTGACATGCACGTCGATCGCGCGGTCGGTGACGAAGACGTCGGTGCCCATGGCCTTGTCCATGAGCCGGTCGCGGCTGAGCACCCGACCGCCGGCTTCGACCAATGCCGCGAGTAGTTTGAACTCTGTGAGCGTGAGCTTGACCTGGCGTTCGTTGACGAACACCTCGTGCTTGGCGTGGTCGATGAGCAGTGGGCCGGCCTTGAGCTGGCTTTCGTTTTCGGAACCCGCGTCGGTGCCGCCGCGGCGCAGGACGGACTCCATGCGAGCCATGAGCACCTTCATGCTGAAGGGTTTGGTGACGTAGTCGTCGGCACCGATCTTCAAGCCGACGATCTCGTCGGTTTCCTCGGCCTTGGCGGTGAGCATGATGATCGGAATGGTCGCCGTGCTGGGTTCGGCCTTGAGCCGGCGGGCGACCTCGTGACCGTCGAGGTTGGGCATCATCACGTCGAGCACGATCAGGTCGGGCTGTTCGCTCCGGGCCATGGCCAGCGCTGACCGACCGTCGCTGGCCGCGATCGTCCGGTAACCGTTGCGATTCAGATTGTGAGTGACGAGCTCGACGAGATCGCGTTCATCATCGACGATCAGCACGAGCTTACCGTCGGCGGCGGAGGGGGCGGTCATGGAGCGAGTATCCGACCGGCGGCGGGTGTCCTCGTCAAGTCTTCCGCAGCACTGGCGGCGACCTTTAGCAGAGGCTTAGCGCAATTGGCCGTACGATCGTCTCGTGGCCGAACCGACCCCGACCAAGCTCAAGCTCCAGAAGGACCAGGCGTTGGAAATCGCCTGGTCTGACGGCTCATCGGACCGGTGGACGATCTCTCAACTTCGCACGCAATGTCCGTGTGCCCTCTGTCGTGAGCATCGCACGAGTGAATCGGCGAAGCCTGCCAGCCGGTTGGCGATTCTGCCGGGCAACTTTTCGGGCGAGCTGACCGTCGAACGGGCCGAGCGGGTCGGGAACTACGCGCTGCGGCTGTATTTCAGCGACGGCCACGCCAGCGGCATCTTCTCATGGTCCTACTTGTTCGGCCTGCGCGGGCTGGGTTGAATCCCCACGTCCGTTAACGCCCGAATCCTGAGAAATAGGCCGTTTTCAGTATCCACCGGGGTGGGTC belongs to Planctomycetota bacterium and includes:
- a CDS encoding DUF971 domain-containing protein, which encodes MAEPTPTKLKLQKDQALEIAWSDGSSDRWTISQLRTQCPCALCREHRTSESAKPASRLAILPGNFSGELTVERAERVGNYALRLYFSDGHASGIFSWSYLFGLRGLG
- a CDS encoding bifunctional 5,10-methylenetetrahydrofolate dehydrogenase/5,10-methenyltetrahydrofolate cyclohydrolase — encoded protein: MPDPAHIIDGTAIAAEARREVKGRVAHLRSLGKPVRLVAMLFGSPPGAQIYAQRQGEACAEVGIDYELKQLPADITQADAEAELFTLNDDPDVTGIMVHLPLPPALDHYALQGHIRVTKDVEGVTPANIGHVVYGRTLIAPCTALAAYELVRSTGIDLRGAEATVVGASEIAGKPVSLLLTQAEATVTICHKLTRDLIAHTSKADILIVAAGYPNLIGPDHVREGAVVIDIGINRVMTFDGKKKTVGDVDFDRVQHKAGRITPVPGGVGPMTVAMLLRNTVRAAELAAGIEKPWFSNADVGAT
- a CDS encoding lysophospholipid acyltransferase family protein yields the protein MDQWTFQPASDLDESVTRRLGSVRREPGLFGWAVHALTASAAAGYMRLYHRLTVRGSEHLPDDPPAIIVANHTSHLDAAAITAALPRCLRREAFSLAADDYFFRTTFRSACAAIAINALPMRRGKAVRQALADLRRRMENGHCLLIVFPEGTRSRTGTLAEFKCGVGMLVAGLSVPIVPAWIDGAHRALPPGKRCPRPAKLEVRFGPTLDFAETPNKRDGWQHVADRCFDAVHQLSDAVN
- a CDS encoding phosphatidate cytidylyltransferase, which translates into the protein MTDRDVARLFDPRVLLGEPTTLWLLGGAVALLAIAPLAFLIAPKSLQPELWQRWRTWLVIAAVTLGPIALGAAATILSVAVLGLLCYREFARATGLFRNRLTSATVALAIGLTFFAAIDNYYAFFVALFPLSVGAIALAGVLPDRPDGFIQRTALATLAYGLFGSGLAHLAFFANNYDYRALLIWLLVATELNDIFAFTAGKVIGGRKFVPRTSPNKTLGGAVGAVVLTSATAMPLAMWVFAGTVAGQWYHALVLAVMISVLGQCGDLLLSSVKRDLGLKDLGTLLPGHGGLLDRCDSLVLVAPAVFHYIGYLHGIGGDETQRLFSAGLF
- a CDS encoding ATP-binding protein — protein: VIEEGAGDFDIHSDARLLDLILKNLIENAIKFTPEGGEVRVGMELRDTEDAATELVLSVADTGIGISPEQQDRVFERFYQVDQARTTADGRGTGLGLAIVKHAAVALGGKVRLDSLLGRGTTVTIVVPQPAPIQEDGAALEMADA
- a CDS encoding response regulator transcription factor, coding for MTAPSAADGKLVLIVDDERDLVELVTHNLNRNGYRTIAASDGRSALAMARSEQPDLIVLDVMMPNLDGHEVARRLKAEPSTATIPIIMLTAKAEETDEIVGLKIGADDYVTKPFSMKVLMARMESVLRRGGTDAGSENESQLKAGPLLIDHAKHEVFVNERQVKLTLTEFKLLAALVEAGGRVLSRDRLMDKAMGTDVFVTDRAIDVHVTAIRKKLGDASWLVHTVRGVGYRLQDSSEDAG
- the melA gene encoding alpha-galactosidase, producing the protein MSHKIAFIGAGSVVFSRNLTGDLLQYPAFADATFTYMDIDADRLDVGAALCRKVADALGVKPTIEKTMNQREAIEGADFVVCMVQIGGFSSTLVDFEIPRRYGLNFTIADTTGPGGIFRALRTYPFMEQLARDILDYAKPDAWLLNYSNPMSANMQSLLRPNDHALNAVGLCHSVQGTYGELMGDLGIPEDQGRFKVAGINHMAFFLELRHKDRDLYDELFARADEFIAAGKNKVRYELMKRLGYFITESSEHNAEYSAHFLPHDGYAAEFDVPIDEYLRRCDGIVDEFARLVAFSKSDEPMPREKIKKSHEYGSVIANSIVTGEPKVVYGNLPNFGAIPNLPDTAIVETPTLVDANGCHPTRVDPLPPQLVNYVTPHLMQHELFITAAMEGRRDAVYQACFADPLTAATLPMDKIVDMCDELITAHGDLLPDLDRTPSRTPGSGKTFMPPTPEELRASWDQAKQHTSDEDVLSRWHLLGPVEDVEAVRDTYAGNGRLDVSGWAAGEVAAGKEQVMVGDTLKLQWKSRPAFAYTEFDSVHARSARIRTAAGENCVIWINGTQVHDEGGRAQIEAELRQGTNSMLILLRNPDHSTKLAAFLEKPNF
- a CDS encoding CDP-alcohol phosphatidyltransferase family protein translates to MGYQVNDRRPIRSRKLGVFKTAATTLANAGVSANAISIFGMVAACAAGGLLATTVHVETVWQRACFCGAALLVQARLLSNLLDGMVAVESGTASATGELYNEVPDRVSDTAVLVGFGYAAGALWLGALAALAAISTAYIRALGKAAGLPSDFRGPMAKQQRMFLVTLVALSAVVAPGFVGAYALAWWVCLLIAVASAATSVRRLAGIAKGLQAMAASEASDD